One genomic segment of Hevea brasiliensis isolate MT/VB/25A 57/8 chromosome 3, ASM3005281v1, whole genome shotgun sequence includes these proteins:
- the LOC110636825 gene encoding mitochondrial fission 1 protein A, whose protein sequence is MDAKIRGFFDSVGSFFSGGDQIPWCDHDIILGCEREAVEAAKGDSDELKSDSIMRLSWALVHSKRSEDVQRGIAMLEASLANVSSPLQQREKVYLLAVGYYRSGEFSRSRQLVDQCLEVAPDWRQALVLKKTIEDRIARDGVIGIGITATAVGLLAGGIAAALSRKK, encoded by the exons ATGGATGCAAAGATCCGAGGCTTCTTCGATTCCGTTGGCTCCTTCTTCTCCGGCGGCGATCAGATCCCCTGGTGCGACCATGACATCATCCTT GGCTGCGAGAGAGAAGCTGTGGAAGCTGCTAAAGGTGACTCAGATGAACTCAAGAGTGATAGCATTATGAGGTTGTCATGGGCTCTCGTTCACTCCAAACGATCAGAAGATGTGCAGCGTGGAATTGCTATGCTTGAAG CATCATTAGCCAATGTTAGCTCCCCTTTGCAACAGAGGGAGAAGGTTTATCTACTGGCTGTTGGATATTACAGAAGTGGTGAATTTTCAAGGAGCCGACAACTTGTGGATCAATGTTtggag GTTGCACCGGATTGGAGGCAAGCTCTGGTCCTCAAGAAGACAATTGAAGATCGAATTGCTAGAG ATGGTGTTATTGGAATAGGCATCACTGCTACTGCTGTTGGACTCCTAGCTGGTGGAATTGCTGCAGCACTGTCTCGCAAGAAATGA